In Enterobacter cloacae, the following are encoded in one genomic region:
- the ureG gene encoding urease accessory protein UreG, with protein sequence MADDKHPLRVGVGGPVGSGKTALLEALCKAMRDTYHLAVVTNDIYTKEDQRILTEAGALEPERIVGVETGGCPHTAIREDASMNLAAVEALSEKFGNLDLIFVESGGDNLSATFSPELADLTIYVIDVAEGEKIPRKGGPGITKSDFLVINKTDLAPYVGASLEVMERDTNRMRGERPWTFTNLKAGDGLATIIAFLEERGMLRV encoded by the coding sequence ATGGCTGATGACAAACATCCCCTGCGCGTTGGCGTGGGTGGCCCGGTGGGGTCGGGCAAAACCGCCCTGCTGGAAGCACTCTGCAAGGCAATGCGCGACACGTACCATCTCGCAGTAGTAACCAATGATATCTACACCAAAGAGGATCAGCGGATCCTGACCGAAGCGGGCGCGCTGGAACCAGAGCGCATCGTGGGTGTGGAGACCGGTGGTTGTCCGCATACCGCCATCCGTGAAGATGCATCGATGAACCTCGCGGCAGTCGAAGCGCTCAGCGAGAAGTTTGGCAATCTGGATCTGATCTTCGTTGAAAGCGGCGGCGACAACCTGAGTGCGACTTTCAGCCCGGAGCTGGCGGATCTGACCATTTACGTGATTGACGTGGCTGAGGGAGAAAAAATCCCACGTAAAGGCGGGCCGGGGATCACCAAATCGGATTTTCTGGTGATCAACAAAACCGACCTCGCGCCGTACGTCGGTGCTTCGCTGGAGGTGATGGAACGCGACACCAACCGCATGCGCGGTGAGCGTCCGTGGACATTTACCAACCTGAAGGCGGGCGATGGTCTGGCGACGATTATTGCGTTTCTGGAAGAAAGAGGAATGCTGCGGGTGTAG
- the ureE gene encoding urease accessory protein UreE has product MIYLTQRLDHAHRITASVTLPIDVRVKSRARVALNDGRDAGLMLPRGLLLRGGDLLTTEDGSEVIEVIAAPESVSVVQCSDPFLLARACYHLGNRHVPLQIMPGELRYHHDHVLDDMLRQFGLEVTYATLPFEPEAGAYTSDAHSHSHSHAHSH; this is encoded by the coding sequence ATGATCTACCTGACCCAACGCCTTGACCACGCCCACCGCATCACCGCCAGCGTCACACTCCCCATTGATGTGCGGGTGAAAAGCCGTGCCCGTGTCGCGCTGAACGATGGCCGCGATGCCGGGCTGATGCTGCCACGCGGTTTGCTGCTGCGCGGCGGAGACCTGCTCACCACCGAAGATGGTAGCGAGGTCATTGAAGTGATCGCCGCACCAGAGTCGGTATCAGTCGTGCAATGCTCAGATCCCTTCCTGCTCGCCCGCGCCTGCTATCACCTGGGTAACCGCCACGTCCCGCTGCAGATCATGCCCGGTGAGTTGCGCTATCACCACGATCACGTCCTCGACGACATGCTGCGTCAGTTCGGGCTGGAGGTCACATACGCCACGCTGCCGTTTGAACCGGAAGCGGGTGCATACACCAGCGATGCCCACAGCCACAGCCATTCGCACGCTCATTCACACTAA
- the ureB gene encoding urease subunit beta — protein MIPGEYQIQPGNIALNVGRETRSAIVENHGDRPIQVGSHYHFYEVNPALKFDREATKGYRLNIPAGTAVRFEPGQKREVTLVRVAGAQCIFGFRAEVMGEVKNG, from the coding sequence ATGATCCCAGGTGAATACCAGATCCAGCCCGGAAATATTGCGCTTAATGTCGGACGGGAAACCCGGAGCGCGATCGTCGAAAACCACGGTGACAGGCCGATCCAGGTGGGATCGCACTACCACTTTTATGAGGTCAATCCGGCGCTGAAATTCGACAGAGAAGCCACCAAAGGCTACCGGCTGAACATCCCGGCGGGGACTGCCGTACGTTTCGAGCCCGGCCAGAAGCGCGAGGTCACACTGGTTCGGGTTGCGGGTGCGCAATGCATTTTCGGTTTTCGCGCTGAAGTCATGGGGGAGGTGAAAAATGGCTGA
- the tsaD gene encoding tRNA N6-adenosine threonylcarbamoyltransferase: MRVLGIETSCDETGIAIYDDEKGLIANQLYSQVKLHADYGGVVPELASRDHVRKTVPLIQAALKEAGLCSDDIDAVAYTAGPGLVGALLVGATVGRSLAFAWDVPAIPVHHMEGHLLAPMLEENPPEFPFVALLVSGGHTQLISVTGIGKYELLGESIDDAAGEAFDKTAKLLGLDYPGGPMLSKMAAQGTEGRFVFPRPMTDRPGLDFSFSGLKTFAANTIRNNDDSEQTRADIARAFEDAVVDTLMIKCKRALDQTGFKRLVMAGGVSANRTLRAKLAEMMQKRRGEVFYARPEFCTDNGAMIAYAGMVRLNAGATSDLSVSVRPRWPLAELPEA; encoded by the coding sequence ATGCGTGTACTGGGTATTGAAACGTCCTGCGATGAAACCGGCATCGCCATTTACGACGACGAAAAAGGGCTTATTGCCAACCAGCTGTATAGTCAGGTGAAATTGCATGCTGACTACGGTGGCGTTGTGCCTGAACTGGCTTCCCGTGACCATGTGCGTAAAACGGTTCCCCTGATTCAGGCGGCGCTGAAAGAAGCCGGGTTGTGTTCAGATGATATTGATGCGGTGGCGTATACCGCGGGCCCGGGCCTGGTCGGTGCGCTGCTGGTTGGTGCAACGGTTGGTCGTTCGCTGGCGTTTGCGTGGGATGTTCCGGCTATTCCGGTTCACCATATGGAAGGGCATCTTCTGGCACCGATGCTGGAAGAGAATCCGCCTGAGTTCCCGTTTGTGGCGCTGCTGGTTTCCGGCGGTCATACCCAGCTGATTAGCGTGACGGGCATTGGTAAATATGAACTGCTGGGTGAGTCAATCGACGACGCAGCCGGTGAAGCGTTCGACAAAACTGCCAAGCTGCTGGGGCTGGACTACCCAGGTGGCCCGATGCTGTCAAAAATGGCCGCGCAGGGCACGGAAGGGCGCTTTGTTTTCCCGCGCCCGATGACCGACCGCCCAGGGCTGGATTTTAGCTTCTCTGGCCTGAAAACCTTCGCGGCGAATACGATCCGCAATAACGACGATAGCGAGCAGACGCGTGCTGATATCGCCCGTGCGTTTGAAGATGCGGTGGTGGATACGCTGATGATCAAGTGCAAGCGTGCGCTGGATCAGACGGGCTTTAAGCGTCTGGTGATGGCCGGTGGCGTGAGTGCTAACCGCACGCTGCGTGCGAAACTGGCGGAGATGATGCAGAAGCGTCGCGGAGAAGTGTTCTATGCCCGCCCGGAATTTTGTACCGATAACGGGGCGATGATCGCCTACGCCGGGATGGTGCGCCTGAACGCCGGTGCAACCTCCGATCTGAGTGTGTCCGTGCGTCCGCGCTGGCCACTGGCGGAGCTGCCGGAGGCGTAA
- the ureA gene encoding urease subunit gamma: MELTPREKDKLLLFTAALVAERRLARGVKLNYPESVALISAFIMEGARDGETVASLMEAGRHVLTRTQVMEGVPEMIPDIQVEATFPDGSKLVTVHNPIV, encoded by the coding sequence ATGGAACTGACCCCCAGAGAAAAAGACAAGCTGTTGTTATTTACCGCTGCGCTGGTTGCCGAACGCCGCCTTGCGCGCGGGGTAAAGCTCAATTACCCGGAATCCGTCGCGCTGATCAGCGCCTTTATTATGGAAGGCGCACGCGATGGTGAAACCGTCGCCTCGTTAATGGAAGCGGGTCGCCACGTCCTGACGCGCACACAGGTGATGGAGGGCGTACCGGAGATGATCCCCGACATTCAGGTGGAAGCCACCTTCCCGGACGGATCAAAGCTCGTCACCGTTCACAACCCGATCGTATAA
- a CDS encoding urease accessory protein UreJ → MRKYLPLLLLAFSLPALAHPGHGADSFQAGFFHPLTGLDHLLMLTGAGVLSALSGRKLLLPFTTLGMMLAGAIAGSLFGGFSGMEMLIIASLAVCGVMMFKTENRLLLVVPALAMFHGWAHGVEMSGHNFWLFTTGFMFASATVLCASFAAGLLLRRHDGLRKTFGGGLIVSALLVLMS, encoded by the coding sequence ATGCGCAAATATTTACCTCTGTTATTGCTGGCCTTCTCCCTTCCGGCGCTCGCCCACCCAGGACATGGAGCCGACAGCTTTCAGGCCGGTTTTTTCCACCCGCTGACCGGCCTTGATCACCTGCTGATGCTGACCGGTGCAGGCGTGCTTTCCGCCCTGAGCGGACGCAAGCTGTTACTGCCTTTTACCACCCTCGGCATGATGCTGGCAGGTGCCATTGCGGGCAGCCTTTTCGGCGGTTTTAGCGGCATGGAGATGCTGATTATCGCTTCGCTGGCGGTGTGTGGCGTGATGATGTTTAAAACCGAAAACCGTCTGCTGCTGGTCGTGCCTGCGCTGGCGATGTTCCACGGCTGGGCACACGGCGTGGAGATGTCTGGTCACAACTTCTGGCTCTTCACCACCGGGTTTATGTTTGCCAGCGCCACGGTACTATGCGCCAGTTTCGCCGCAGGGTTACTGCTGCGCCGTCACGACGGTCTGCGTAAAACCTTCGGCGGCGGGCTGATTGTCTCCGCCCTGCTGGTGCTGATGAGCTAA
- the rpsU gene encoding 30S ribosomal protein S21, producing MPVIKVRENEPFDVALRRFKRSCEKAGVLAEVRRREFYEKPTTERKRAKASAVKRHAKKLARENARRTRLY from the coding sequence ATGCCGGTAATTAAAGTACGTGAAAACGAGCCGTTCGACGTAGCACTGCGTCGCTTCAAACGTTCATGCGAGAAAGCAGGTGTTCTGGCTGAAGTTCGTCGTCGTGAGTTCTATGAAAAACCAACGACCGAACGTAAGCGCGCTAAAGCTTCTGCAGTGAAACGTCACGCGAAGAAACTGGCTCGCGAAAACGCACGCCGTACTCGTCTGTACTAA
- the ureF gene encoding urease accessory protein UreF translates to MEHSRQWLRLMQLSSSSLPVGSFTWSQGLEWAVEAGWVASVEAFRHWQIQQMEQSFFCVDLPLFMRLYRACEQQDLTAAKRWAAYLLACRETRELREEERNRGAAFTRLVKSWEPDYPAAWQPLFMQSQLCGMAWLGVRWGIGARELALSLGYSWIESAVMAGVKLVPFGQQAAQQLIITLSDHFAEGLDAALSRSDDELGAATPLSAIASARHETQYSRLFRS, encoded by the coding sequence ATGGAGCACAGCCGCCAGTGGTTACGCCTGATGCAGCTTTCCAGCAGCAGCCTGCCGGTCGGGTCGTTTACCTGGTCGCAGGGGCTGGAGTGGGCTGTTGAAGCGGGTTGGGTAGCCAGTGTCGAGGCATTCAGACACTGGCAAATTCAGCAGATGGAGCAGAGCTTTTTCTGCGTCGATCTGCCGCTGTTTATGCGTCTGTACCGGGCCTGCGAGCAGCAGGATCTGACGGCAGCAAAACGCTGGGCGGCATACCTTCTCGCCTGCCGGGAAACGCGTGAACTGCGCGAAGAAGAACGTAATCGCGGTGCTGCATTTACCCGCCTGGTCAAAAGCTGGGAGCCGGACTATCCGGCAGCGTGGCAGCCGTTGTTTATGCAAAGCCAGCTCTGCGGCATGGCGTGGCTCGGCGTACGCTGGGGCATTGGCGCTCGCGAGCTGGCACTGAGCCTGGGCTATAGCTGGATTGAAAGCGCAGTGATGGCAGGCGTCAAGCTGGTGCCGTTCGGACAACAGGCCGCACAACAGCTGATTATTACCCTGAGCGACCATTTCGCTGAAGGGCTTGATGCGGCGCTGTCACGCAGCGATGACGAGCTGGGCGCAGCCACGCCACTTTCGGCCATCGCCTCTGCGCGACACGAAACACAATATTCACGATTATTCCGTTCCTGA
- the ureD gene encoding urease accessory protein UreD, giving the protein MLATQVTDNSYKGWQASLTLQFCHTPEKTLLHSAHHVGPLTVQRPFYPEGDTCHLYLLHPPGGIVGGDTLDISVHLEAKSHTLITMPGASKFYRSNGPQACLNQHFYLGKEATLEWLPQDTILFPGANAALRSVFHLEASSTLLAWELYCLGRPVINETFSHGTLESRLEVWVDGEPRLIERQHLSDGNLAPVAGQPWVGTLLFYPATENHLEVVRERLAPLHTFAGATLTEGLLSVRFLSHDNLICQRVMRDIWQSLRPLLTPKTACSPRIWQT; this is encoded by the coding sequence ATGTTAGCAACTCAGGTCACTGATAACTCTTACAAAGGCTGGCAGGCATCGCTTACCCTGCAATTTTGTCATACCCCTGAGAAAACCCTCCTGCACTCCGCTCACCACGTCGGGCCTCTTACCGTCCAGCGTCCGTTTTATCCCGAAGGTGATACCTGCCATCTTTATCTCCTGCACCCACCCGGCGGGATTGTCGGCGGTGATACGCTGGATATCTCCGTTCACCTGGAAGCCAAAAGCCATACGCTTATCACCATGCCCGGTGCCAGTAAGTTTTACCGCAGCAATGGCCCACAGGCATGTCTGAACCAGCACTTTTACCTCGGCAAAGAGGCAACGCTGGAGTGGCTGCCGCAGGACACTATTCTCTTTCCCGGCGCGAACGCAGCCTTACGCTCCGTTTTTCACCTGGAGGCGTCCAGCACGCTGTTGGCCTGGGAATTGTACTGTCTGGGTCGCCCGGTGATTAACGAAACCTTCAGCCACGGTACGCTCGAAAGCCGCCTTGAGGTGTGGGTCGACGGTGAGCCGCGCTTAATTGAACGTCAACATCTCAGCGACGGCAATCTCGCCCCCGTTGCCGGGCAGCCGTGGGTGGGCACACTGTTGTTCTATCCCGCCACGGAAAATCACCTTGAGGTGGTACGCGAACGGCTTGCGCCGCTGCATACCTTTGCCGGCGCGACACTCACCGAAGGTCTGCTGTCGGTGCGGTTTCTCTCCCACGATAACCTGATTTGTCAGCGGGTGATGCGCGATATCTGGCAGTCGCTTCGCCCGCTCTTAACCCCCAAAACCGCCTGTTCGCCCCGTATCTGGCAGACATAA
- the ureC gene encoding urease subunit alpha, with protein MADISRQAYADMFGPTTGDKVRLADSELWIEVENDLTVYGEEVKFGGGKVIRDGMGQGQMTADDCVDLVLTNALIVDHWGIVKADIGVKNGRIFAVGKAGNPDIQPGVTIPIGAATEVIAAEGKIVTAGGIDTHIHWICPQQAEEALVSGVTTMIGGGTGPAAGTHATTCTPGPWYIARMLQAADTLPVNIGLLGKGNGSNPDALREQITAGAIGLKIHEDWGATPAAINCSLEVAEEMDIQVALHSDTLNESGFVEDTLAAIGGRTIHTFHTEGAGGGHAPDIITACAHPNILPSSTNPTLPYTVNTIDEHLDMLMVCHHLDPDIAEDVAFAESRIRRETIAAEDVLHDIGAFSLTSSDSQAMGRVGEVIIRTWQVAHRMKVQRGALPEETGDNDNFRVKRYVAKYTINPALTHGIAHEVGSIEAGKLADLVVWSPVFFGVKPATIVKGGMIACAPMGDINASIPTPQPVHYRPMFGALGATRHATRLTFVSQAAATHGIPQQLNLQSATAVVKGCRTVKKADMIHNSLQPNITVDSQTYEVRVDGELITSEPAEILPMAQRYFLF; from the coding sequence ATGGCTGATATTTCACGCCAGGCCTACGCCGACATGTTCGGCCCAACCACCGGGGATAAAGTGCGCCTGGCCGACAGTGAACTGTGGATCGAAGTCGAAAACGATCTCACGGTCTACGGCGAAGAGGTCAAATTCGGCGGTGGGAAAGTGATCCGTGACGGTATGGGCCAGGGGCAGATGACAGCTGATGACTGTGTGGATCTGGTGCTCACCAACGCGCTGATTGTCGATCACTGGGGGATCGTAAAAGCCGATATCGGCGTGAAGAACGGCAGGATCTTCGCCGTCGGCAAAGCCGGTAACCCGGACATTCAGCCCGGCGTGACGATCCCGATTGGTGCCGCGACGGAGGTGATCGCCGCCGAAGGGAAGATCGTTACCGCGGGCGGGATCGACACCCACATCCACTGGATCTGCCCGCAGCAGGCGGAAGAGGCGCTCGTCTCCGGCGTCACCACCATGATCGGCGGCGGTACCGGGCCTGCGGCAGGCACTCACGCCACCACCTGCACGCCGGGGCCGTGGTATATCGCCCGCATGCTGCAGGCCGCCGACACGCTGCCGGTGAATATCGGTTTGCTCGGCAAAGGTAACGGCTCAAACCCTGATGCCCTGCGCGAGCAAATTACAGCTGGCGCAATCGGGCTGAAGATCCACGAGGACTGGGGCGCAACGCCTGCGGCGATCAACTGTTCGCTGGAGGTGGCGGAAGAGATGGATATTCAGGTGGCGCTGCACAGCGACACGCTGAACGAGTCCGGTTTTGTTGAAGACACGCTGGCGGCCATTGGCGGGCGCACCATCCACACGTTCCACACTGAAGGGGCGGGTGGCGGACATGCGCCGGACATCATCACCGCCTGTGCGCATCCCAATATTCTGCCCTCCTCCACCAACCCGACGCTGCCCTACACGGTGAACACCATCGACGAGCATCTCGACATGCTGATGGTTTGCCACCACCTCGACCCGGATATCGCCGAAGACGTGGCTTTTGCCGAATCCCGTATTCGTCGGGAAACCATCGCCGCCGAAGATGTACTGCACGATATTGGCGCGTTCTCGCTCACCTCGTCCGACTCCCAGGCAATGGGACGCGTAGGCGAAGTGATAATCCGCACCTGGCAGGTGGCACACCGCATGAAAGTCCAGCGTGGCGCGCTGCCGGAAGAAACTGGCGATAACGATAACTTCCGCGTGAAGCGCTACGTCGCAAAATACACCATCAACCCGGCCCTGACCCACGGTATCGCCCATGAAGTCGGTTCCATTGAAGCCGGAAAACTGGCGGATCTGGTGGTCTGGTCACCCGTATTCTTTGGCGTAAAACCCGCCACCATTGTGAAAGGCGGAATGATCGCCTGTGCGCCGATGGGCGATATCAACGCATCTATCCCCACGCCGCAGCCGGTGCATTACCGCCCGATGTTTGGCGCACTGGGTGCGACACGGCATGCCACCCGCCTGACGTTTGTCTCGCAGGCAGCCGCAACCCATGGCATCCCGCAGCAGCTCAATCTGCAAAGCGCGACCGCAGTGGTGAAAGGCTGCCGGACGGTGAAAAAGGCCGACATGATCCACAACAGTTTGCAGCCCAACATCACCGTTGATTCGCAAACCTATGAGGTCCGTGTCGACGGTGAATTGATTACCAGCGAGCCGGCAGAGATCCTGCCGATGGCCCAGCGCTATTTCCTGTTTTGA